The window CCAGAAGGCCATCCAACGCCTCAAGATCTTCGGCAGAGTGCTCACTGACGAACCACGGATGGATTCCAAGACAGTAAAACAGACCAGCGTGAGCCCGGGCCGTGCCGCGAACACGGCTCCAGTCAGGACGGCGCACACCAGGAATAACCAACCCGACAACACCAGCCAATGACGCAGCCCGAAGCTCCTCGGCCCGACGCCCATCAAACTGTGGAAAATCAAAGTGGCAATGAGCGTCAACTAACTTCAAAATCGATTTCACCGCAGGCTCGTCAGTGCTCCCGGGTTTTGTGGAACTCAATGTCCGGAAAACGCTCCTGAGCAAGATTCAGGTTTACCATGGTAGGAGCGATATACGCTAACCGGTCCCCACCATCGAGTGCAAGATTGTCATTGCTCTTGCGCTGGAATTCATCCAGTTTGCGATCGTCCGAGCAGGTCACCCAGCGTGCGGTAGCTACGTTAATCGGCTCATAGACAGCTTCAACCTTGTATTCTGTTTTCAGGCGACTGACAACCACATCAAACTGGAGTACACCAACTGCACCGACGATCAGATCGTTGTTACGCAAGGGCCGGAAAACCTGAACAGCTCCTTCTTCGGAGAGCTGAATCAAGCCCTTCTGAAGCTGCTTCGCCTTCAGCGGGTCCTTCAGGCGAATTCGACGGAACAATTCCGGTGCGAAATTCGGAATACCAGTAAACTTCATGTCTTCGCCGGCGGTAAAGGTGTCCCCCAGCTGGATCGTGCCATGGTTATGCAGGCCGATAATATCGCCGGCATAAGCCTCTTCGGCATGCTCACGATCTCCCGCCATAAAAGTCAAAGCATCAGAAAAGCGTACATCTTTAGCAATCCTCACGTGACGAGCTTTCATACCCTGGCTGTATTGACCAGATACAATGCGCATAAATGCGACCCTGTCCCGATGCTGAGGATCCATATTAGCCTGAATCTTGAAGACAAAACCTGTGAATGCTTCATCATCGGGCTGGACCAGCCTCTGATCCGTCTCCCGGGGCTGAGGCGTGGGAGCCCAGTCGACGAGTCCATCCAGCATATGATCCACACCAAAATTTCCTAACGCGGTACCAAAAAACACCGGAGTGAGCTCACCCGCCAGAAATGCGTCCAGATCAAACTCATGAGAGGCCCCCTTCACCAGCTCGACCTCATCCCGCAAATCCCGAGCATAATCGCCAATTGCCGTATCGAGTTCCGGATTATCCAGCCCGCTGATCACCCGCACATCCTGAATCGCATGGCCATGTCCACTTTGATACAGGATCACCTCGTCACGAAGAAGGTGATATACACCCTTGAAATTCTTTCCCATTCCAATGGGCCAGGTAATCGGCGCACAGGCTATCTTCAGAACATCTTCTACTTCATCCATAAGCTCAACCGGATCGCGGGTATCACGATCCAGTTTGTTCATGAAGGTCAAAATCGGCGTATCCCGGAGACGCGTTACCTCCATAAGCTTGATGGTACGTTCCTCAACACCTTTAGCGCTGTCTATTACCATCAGGCAGGAATCTACAGCTGTGAGGGTGCGGTAAGTATCCTCCGAGAAGTCCTCGTGACCCGGGGTATCCAGCAGGTTCACAAGTTTGCCACCGTACGGAAACTGCATCACGGATGTCGTTACAGAGATCCCACGTTCCTTTTCCATCTCCATCCAGTCAGATTTCGCATGCTGACCGGACTTTTTACCTTTGACCGTGCCAGCTCTCTGTATAGCGTGTCCGAATAAAAGGACCTTTTCGGTAATCGTAGTTTTACCTGCGTCCGGGTGAGAGATGATCGCAAAGGTACGACGTTTAGCCACTTCCTGGGAAAGGTGAGACATTGTTGAAAAGCAACCTGCATCAGATGTTCGGAAAAGGCAGCCATTATAGGGGCTAAGAAGTGATTACGCGAACAGAAGCAACAACCATCAGGGCTGCAATAACAGCGCCATTACCCGGGCGTCCTCCCA is drawn from Marinobacter sp. ANT_B65 and contains these coding sequences:
- the prfC gene encoding peptide chain release factor 3; its protein translation is MSHLSQEVAKRRTFAIISHPDAGKTTITEKVLLFGHAIQRAGTVKGKKSGQHAKSDWMEMEKERGISVTTSVMQFPYGGKLVNLLDTPGHEDFSEDTYRTLTAVDSCLMVIDSAKGVEERTIKLMEVTRLRDTPILTFMNKLDRDTRDPVELMDEVEDVLKIACAPITWPIGMGKNFKGVYHLLRDEVILYQSGHGHAIQDVRVISGLDNPELDTAIGDYARDLRDEVELVKGASHEFDLDAFLAGELTPVFFGTALGNFGVDHMLDGLVDWAPTPQPRETDQRLVQPDDEAFTGFVFKIQANMDPQHRDRVAFMRIVSGQYSQGMKARHVRIAKDVRFSDALTFMAGDREHAEEAYAGDIIGLHNHGTIQLGDTFTAGEDMKFTGIPNFAPELFRRIRLKDPLKAKQLQKGLIQLSEEGAVQVFRPLRNNDLIVGAVGVLQFDVVVSRLKTEYKVEAVYEPINVATARWVTCSDDRKLDEFQRKSNDNLALDGGDRLAYIAPTMVNLNLAQERFPDIEFHKTREH